The following proteins come from a genomic window of Microbacterium sulfonylureivorans:
- a CDS encoding sirohydrochlorin chelatase has protein sequence MTTPALLAISHGTASAEGQAAVSALVGAVAARLPDVTVRLGHVDVQQPDVAASLDALPAGLPIVIVPLLLSAGYHVRVDLKQQSASRDDVSIAPALGPDPRLVDVLLARLAPLGLAADDAVVLAVAGSSDDRANEDCRAIGAMLGERLGRDVTVGFLAAAEPRLGAAVAAARATSPARVVVANYLLAPGYFHDLAVRLADGSPVARPLLDDDQPAASLVDVVVDRYRDAR, from the coding sequence ATGACGACTCCGGCACTCCTCGCGATCTCGCACGGCACCGCCTCGGCGGAGGGCCAGGCGGCCGTCTCGGCGCTCGTCGGCGCGGTGGCCGCACGACTGCCCGATGTGACGGTGCGGCTCGGCCACGTCGACGTGCAGCAGCCGGATGTCGCGGCTTCCCTCGACGCCCTCCCCGCGGGGCTGCCGATCGTCATCGTGCCCCTGCTCCTGTCGGCGGGCTACCACGTGCGCGTCGACCTGAAGCAGCAGTCCGCCAGCCGCGACGACGTGTCGATCGCTCCGGCCCTCGGTCCCGATCCGCGGCTCGTCGACGTCCTGCTGGCGCGCCTGGCTCCTCTGGGACTCGCCGCCGACGACGCGGTCGTGCTCGCGGTGGCGGGGTCGAGCGACGACCGGGCGAACGAGGACTGCCGTGCGATCGGCGCGATGCTCGGCGAACGCCTGGGGCGCGACGTCACGGTCGGATTCCTCGCAGCGGCAGAGCCCCGCCTCGGCGCGGCCGTCGCCGCCGCACGGGCGACCTCCCCCGCGCGCGTCGTCGTCGCGAACTACCTCCTCGCGCCCGGCTACTTCCATGACCTCGCGGTGCGACTCGCCGACGGCTCCCCCGTGGCTCGTCCGCTGCTCGACGACGACCAGCCCGCGGCATCCCTCGTCGACGTCGTCGTCGACCGCTACCGCGACGCGCGCTGA
- a CDS encoding MarR family winged helix-turn-helix transcriptional regulator: MPNTPADPADVIAAALARLRGRRMPRPPWDQGPGSHGHPLHGGGHAHGDGRWGHGGPNHGHGHGAPPWAGAARIGGPARMRLLDALAAASHPLSVGEIADAVGVDQPRASRLVQQSFELDLVRREADPDDARRTRVALTDAGAALVRGFRGERREAIDTALAGFTDEERADLARLLTKLAESWPRG; encoded by the coding sequence ATGCCGAACACCCCCGCAGATCCTGCCGACGTCATCGCCGCAGCACTGGCGCGACTGCGCGGACGACGGATGCCTCGCCCGCCGTGGGATCAGGGCCCGGGTTCGCACGGCCATCCCCTGCACGGGGGAGGCCACGCCCACGGCGACGGCCGCTGGGGGCACGGCGGACCGAACCACGGTCACGGACACGGCGCCCCGCCGTGGGCTGGAGCGGCGCGCATCGGCGGCCCGGCGCGCATGCGCCTCCTCGACGCGCTGGCGGCGGCATCCCACCCCCTGTCGGTGGGCGAGATCGCCGACGCCGTCGGCGTCGATCAGCCGAGGGCGTCGCGCCTCGTTCAGCAGTCCTTCGAGCTCGACCTCGTGCGCCGCGAGGCCGATCCCGACGACGCCCGACGCACCCGGGTGGCGCTGACGGATGCCGGAGCCGCCCTCGTGCGAGGGTTCCGCGGGGAGCGGCGCGAGGCCATCGACACCGCCCTCGCCGGCTTCACCGACGAGGAGCGCGCCGACCTCGCACGCCTGCTCACCAAGCTCGCCGAATCGTGGCCCCGCGGCTGA
- a CDS encoding nitrite/sulfite reductase yields MSISDTDTRAGAPQPDRGSTPNPRHADTRPEGARARPPRPSTKPNGQWKIDGTAPLNGNEEWKQVDNGLAVRERIENIYSKGGFASIDPTDLHGRFRVWGLYTQRKPGIDGGRTATLEPHELEDAFFMLRVRIDGGQLTTEQLRVVAGISQEFGRDTADLTDRQNIQLHWIEVESMPEIWRRLEAVGLGTTEACGDVPRVVLGSPVAGIAADELIDPTPQIDEITSRFIGDESLANLPRKFKSAVTGHPSQDVVHEINDVAFVAVDHPELGIGYDLWVGGGLSTTPRLAERLGVFVSPERVADAWHGVAQIFRDYGYRRLRNKARLKFLLAEWGTEKFRQVLQDEYLGYALPDGPAAPKPLAHGDHVGVHRQKDGRFYVGVTPIVGRVSGPTLAKLADLIEAHGSTRLRTTPHQKLVILDIPEDRVESLIAGLDELGLSARPSLIRRGTIACTGIEFCKLAIVETKAYATAAVLDLEKRLEQFELPHPISLHVNGCPNSCARIQTADIGLKGQLVTIDGEQVPGYQVHLGGGLVGADRDEAGLGRTVRGLKVAADGIADYVDRVVKRFLADRDAAADETFAQWAHRADEEVLQ; encoded by the coding sequence GTGAGCATCAGCGACACCGACACGCGCGCAGGCGCGCCGCAGCCCGACCGGGGTTCCACCCCGAACCCGCGGCATGCCGACACGCGCCCTGAGGGCGCCCGCGCGCGTCCGCCGCGCCCGTCGACCAAGCCCAACGGGCAGTGGAAGATCGACGGCACCGCTCCCCTGAACGGCAACGAGGAGTGGAAGCAGGTCGACAACGGCCTCGCCGTCCGCGAGCGCATCGAGAACATCTACTCGAAGGGCGGGTTCGCCTCGATCGACCCGACCGACCTGCACGGCCGCTTCCGCGTGTGGGGCCTCTACACGCAGCGCAAGCCCGGCATCGACGGCGGCCGTACGGCGACCCTCGAGCCCCACGAGCTCGAGGACGCGTTCTTCATGCTGCGCGTCCGCATCGACGGGGGCCAGCTCACGACGGAGCAGCTGCGCGTCGTCGCCGGCATCTCGCAGGAGTTCGGCCGCGACACCGCCGACCTGACCGATCGCCAGAACATCCAGCTGCACTGGATCGAGGTGGAGTCGATGCCCGAGATCTGGCGGCGCCTCGAAGCCGTCGGGCTCGGCACCACGGAGGCGTGCGGCGACGTGCCCCGAGTGGTGCTCGGCTCGCCCGTCGCCGGCATCGCCGCCGACGAGCTCATCGACCCGACGCCGCAGATCGACGAGATCACGTCTCGCTTCATCGGCGACGAGTCGCTCGCGAACCTCCCGCGCAAGTTCAAGTCGGCCGTCACGGGGCACCCCAGCCAGGACGTCGTCCACGAGATCAACGACGTCGCCTTCGTCGCGGTCGACCACCCGGAGCTCGGCATCGGCTACGACCTGTGGGTCGGCGGCGGCCTCTCCACCACGCCGCGTCTCGCGGAGCGCCTCGGCGTGTTCGTCTCGCCGGAGCGGGTGGCGGATGCCTGGCACGGCGTCGCGCAGATCTTCCGCGACTACGGCTACCGACGCCTCCGCAACAAGGCCCGGCTGAAGTTCCTGCTCGCCGAGTGGGGCACCGAGAAGTTCCGCCAGGTGCTCCAGGACGAGTACCTCGGCTATGCGCTCCCCGACGGCCCGGCCGCGCCGAAGCCACTCGCCCACGGCGACCACGTCGGCGTCCACCGCCAGAAGGACGGCCGGTTCTACGTCGGCGTCACGCCGATCGTCGGCCGCGTGTCGGGCCCGACCCTGGCGAAGCTGGCCGACCTGATCGAGGCGCACGGCTCGACGCGCCTGCGCACGACGCCGCACCAGAAGCTCGTGATCCTCGACATCCCGGAGGACCGGGTGGAGTCGCTCATCGCGGGGCTCGACGAGCTCGGCCTGTCGGCCCGCCCCAGCCTGATCCGCCGCGGCACCATCGCCTGCACCGGAATCGAGTTCTGCAAGCTCGCGATCGTCGAGACGAAGGCGTACGCGACGGCGGCCGTGCTCGACCTCGAGAAGCGTCTCGAGCAGTTCGAGCTGCCGCATCCGATCTCGCTCCACGTCAACGGCTGCCCCAACTCGTGCGCGCGCATCCAGACCGCCGACATCGGACTCAAGGGGCAGCTCGTCACGATCGACGGCGAGCAGGTGCCGGGCTACCAGGTGCACCTCGGCGGCGGACTCGTCGGCGCCGATCGCGACGAGGCAGGCCTCGGCCGCACCGTGCGGGGACTGAAGGTCGCCGCCGACGGCATCGCCGACTACGTCGACCGCGTGGTCAAGCGGTTCCTCGCGGACCGGGACGCCGCCGCCGACGAGACTTTCGCCCAATGGGCCCACCGTGCCGACGAGGAGGTCCTGCAATGA
- a CDS encoding MarR family winged helix-turn-helix transcriptional regulator, which yields MNTDDHDIDDHNTDGETAATPTDRRPLGYWLRAVDSLLTGEFAAAFEKEGVTRRDWMLLNLLSGDSETPGFADRLAHKGKRLRRLEDLGWAEEQGDGTWTLTDAGREAKERLGTVVGGIRSRVAGAVPPDDYATTMASLEAIARELGWDESTPAARGRGWGRRFGGPRAFGPARFGHGAGFGHGMSHDGPWGHRYDDEGCRGHGPRGHHGHDRHDHEGHGRGGHFRHDGHGDGHGRDHRGHDSGNGHGAESAYERGFVAGFGAARAGGDAGAADSAA from the coding sequence ATGAACACCGACGACCACGACATCGACGACCACAACACCGACGGCGAGACAGCCGCCACCCCGACCGACCGCCGCCCGCTGGGTTACTGGCTCCGCGCGGTCGACAGCCTCCTCACCGGCGAGTTCGCCGCCGCCTTCGAGAAGGAAGGCGTCACGCGACGCGACTGGATGCTGCTCAACCTGCTCTCCGGCGACAGTGAAACCCCGGGCTTCGCCGACCGCCTGGCCCACAAGGGCAAGCGCCTGCGCCGGCTCGAAGACCTCGGCTGGGCCGAGGAGCAGGGCGACGGCACGTGGACCCTCACCGACGCCGGCCGGGAGGCCAAGGAGCGCCTCGGCACCGTCGTGGGCGGCATCCGCTCCCGCGTGGCCGGCGCCGTCCCGCCCGACGACTATGCGACGACCATGGCTTCGCTCGAGGCGATCGCGCGCGAGCTCGGCTGGGACGAGAGCACGCCCGCCGCTCGCGGCCGGGGCTGGGGCCGCAGGTTCGGCGGACCTCGCGCCTTCGGGCCCGCCCGATTCGGCCACGGCGCCGGATTCGGCCACGGCATGTCGCACGACGGCCCCTGGGGCCACCGGTACGACGACGAGGGATGCCGCGGGCACGGCCCGCGCGGACACCACGGCCACGACCGGCACGACCACGAAGGCCACGGTCGCGGCGGCCATTTCCGCCACGACGGCCACGGCGACGGCCACGGCCGTGACCACCGCGGTCACGACTCCGGGAACGGGCACGGCGCCGAATCCGCCTACGAGCGAGGCTTCGTGGCCGGATTCGGCGCGGCGCGGGCCGGCGGCGACGCCGGCGCGGCCGACAGCGCCGCCTGA